In one Pseudomonadales bacterium genomic region, the following are encoded:
- a CDS encoding lipopolysaccharide biosynthesis protein codes for MSGTVAKPGRSKRLIANFGLLVGGRTMGAVLALAANALAARTLGVDEYGLVVMVQATAMLIRQLVNLKTGEAVIRYGVPLAEDGRVAELKGLLLRFVRLDLTVSLLAAVAGAVLLIFFAEQLGLPAELRLAASCYVPVMLLSVTGTANGTLRLLDRFGTLSTQLAVGPAVKLGAVALLLLSPWRSEVSAYLMVWALAYFVEQAYTWWRSYRAFRNQYGGVKASRIPLDPGDVRSFLFTVYWQSTLDAAPKQVATLLAGTLLGSAAAGLFAFARELANVLAKPVSILRQVVFPDLARLWRNDLPRFLNVTWRTGALTGGVGIAVAVLSIFAARPLLVLVAGTEFAAAGLLLTLLLTAAAVELSGATLRPAGYVMGRARALLKVQILATAVYLGAFAGLVPILGLTGVGAASIATALVNLIGCALLIVQGYRHRLRADAALESV; via the coding sequence GTGAGCGGCACAGTCGCCAAACCGGGCAGGTCGAAGCGCCTGATCGCCAACTTCGGTCTGCTCGTGGGTGGCCGCACCATGGGCGCGGTGCTTGCCCTCGCCGCCAATGCACTGGCTGCGCGCACACTGGGAGTAGACGAATACGGGCTGGTGGTGATGGTCCAGGCAACCGCGATGCTGATCCGCCAGCTCGTCAATCTGAAAACCGGTGAGGCCGTCATCCGCTACGGCGTGCCCCTGGCGGAAGATGGCCGGGTTGCGGAACTCAAAGGACTGCTGCTGCGTTTCGTGCGACTGGACCTCACCGTCTCGCTGCTGGCGGCAGTCGCCGGTGCGGTTTTACTGATCTTCTTTGCGGAGCAGCTCGGCCTGCCGGCGGAGCTGCGGCTGGCGGCGTCCTGTTATGTACCCGTGATGCTTCTGAGCGTCACCGGCACCGCCAACGGTACGCTGCGTCTGCTCGACAGGTTCGGCACCCTGAGCACCCAGCTGGCGGTCGGTCCGGCGGTGAAACTTGGCGCGGTGGCGCTGTTGCTGCTGAGTCCCTGGCGCTCGGAGGTCAGCGCCTACCTGATGGTGTGGGCGCTGGCTTACTTTGTCGAACAGGCCTACACCTGGTGGCGTTCCTACCGCGCATTCCGGAACCAGTACGGCGGCGTGAAAGCGAGCCGGATTCCGCTCGATCCTGGCGATGTCCGCAGTTTTCTCTTCACCGTGTACTGGCAGTCGACCCTGGATGCAGCGCCGAAACAGGTGGCCACCCTGCTGGCGGGTACCCTGCTCGGCAGCGCGGCTGCCGGTCTGTTTGCCTTCGCCCGGGAACTTGCCAACGTGCTGGCCAAACCGGTGAGTATTCTGCGTCAGGTCGTGTTCCCGGATCTGGCGAGGCTGTGGCGCAATGATCTACCCCGCTTCCTCAATGTCACCTGGCGCACGGGCGCGCTGACCGGAGGGGTCGGGATCGCGGTCGCCGTGCTTTCGATCTTCGCTGCACGGCCGCTGCTGGTGCTGGTTGCGGGTACTGAATTTGCGGCGGCTGGTCTGCTCCTGACTCTGCTGCTGACAGCGGCGGCGGTGGAACTCAGCGGCGCGACGCTGCGTCCTGCGGGTTATGTGATGGGCAGGGCGCGCGCACTGCTCAAGGTGCAGATCCTCGCAACAGCCGTTTATCTGGGTGCGTTTGCCGGGCTCGTGCCGATTCTGGGGCTGACCGGAGTCGGCGCTGCGTCGATTGCCACCGCACTGGTCAACCTGATCGGCTGTGCACTGCTCATAGTGCAGGGCTATCGACATCGACTGCGTGCGGACGCGGCGCTGGAGTCTGTATGA
- a CDS encoding CDP-alcohol phosphatidyltransferase family protein, whose translation MTTNAYILGDSAVVLWGISSRERIRRQLAACPEVRIVEDPAVLANGDSALLLRADYLFEVRTITALLERLGLLMHEDRAAAAHVPAAQVPAALVALQGEDGRGGDARQLPGFDAQALQAFEGTLRRTDPPTLAPLNESDRAALSNRLYGSAYKGITDLVTKFWWPRPAKRVVAWCAERHITPNAVTMTGVLLMVFAGWCFYEGFHVTGLIAGWIMTFLDTVDGKLARVTVLSSRFGHLLDHGMDILHPPFWYWLWGLSLASPPALLGQDAQTLYIALFAGYIGGRIAEGLFHQLGDLALFTWRPFDAYFRLITARRNPCMILLTAFTLIGRPDWAFLAVVIWTVGTTGVLMVRLLQGFVVRLISGPLVSWMQDAKAAEQAYPRAYRTFSTTRSAYGDG comes from the coding sequence ATGACGACCAACGCATATATCCTGGGTGACAGCGCCGTCGTGCTCTGGGGCATCAGTTCCCGGGAGCGGATTCGCCGTCAGCTGGCGGCCTGTCCGGAAGTGCGCATTGTGGAAGACCCGGCGGTGCTTGCGAACGGCGACAGCGCACTGCTGCTGCGCGCCGACTATCTCTTTGAGGTGCGCACAATCACCGCGCTGCTCGAACGGCTGGGTTTACTGATGCACGAAGATCGGGCAGCCGCCGCACACGTGCCAGCCGCCCAGGTACCGGCGGCGCTGGTGGCCCTGCAAGGGGAAGACGGCCGCGGCGGCGACGCTCGCCAGTTGCCAGGCTTCGATGCGCAGGCACTGCAGGCGTTTGAAGGCACACTCCGACGGACCGACCCGCCGACGCTGGCACCACTTAATGAATCCGACCGGGCGGCGCTGAGCAACAGACTCTATGGCAGTGCGTACAAAGGCATTACGGATCTGGTGACCAAATTCTGGTGGCCGCGTCCGGCGAAACGTGTGGTCGCCTGGTGCGCGGAACGTCACATCACTCCGAACGCGGTGACGATGACGGGTGTGCTGCTGATGGTTTTCGCCGGCTGGTGCTTCTACGAAGGTTTCCATGTCACCGGCCTCATTGCGGGCTGGATAATGACCTTTCTCGACACGGTGGATGGCAAGCTTGCGCGTGTCACCGTGCTGTCGAGCCGCTTCGGCCACCTGCTCGACCACGGGATGGACATCCTGCATCCGCCCTTCTGGTACTGGCTGTGGGGGTTGTCGCTGGCCAGTCCACCAGCACTGCTGGGTCAGGATGCGCAGACGCTGTACATTGCTCTGTTCGCCGGTTACATCGGCGGGCGTATCGCTGAAGGGCTGTTTCATCAGCTGGGCGATCTGGCGCTGTTCACCTGGCGTCCTTTCGATGCCTACTTCCGGCTCATCACCGCTCGACGCAATCCGTGCATGATCCTGTTGACGGCTTTTACGCTGATCGGCCGTCCCGACTGGGCCTTTCTCGCCGTAGTGATCTGGACAGTGGGTACCACGGGGGTGCTTATGGTGCGGCTGCTGCAGGGTTTCGTGGTGCGGCTGATCTCCGGTCCCCTGGTCTCCTGGATGCAGGATGCGAAGGCGGCGGAGCAGGCGTACCCGCGCGCCTACCGGACATTCTCGACCACCCGCAGCGCGTATGGTGATGGCTGA
- a CDS encoding aminotransferase class I/II-fold pyridoxal phosphate-dependent enzyme: protein MSLLAKFAGIADARAALASADPSKVVIDEMVSPTEAVINGRHTVLAGTNNYLGLTFDPACIAAGQRALADSGTGTTGSRMANGNYSGHKALEAEIAALYGYPQAMVFSTGYAANLGTLAALLGAEDAVLLDADAHASLYDGASMTPAGIYRFKHNDPDSLDRRLTRLKERAPRSLVVVEGLYSVLGDTAPLAEFVEVKNRHGAMLLVDEAHSLGVYGERGCGVVESTGMLEAVDFVVGTFSKSLASTGGFCVSRHAELGLFPYVSRPYMFTASPCPSVIATTREALRQLIARPELKAQLWRNAERLYTAFAQRQLRLGPEMSPVVAVRLRDRELALSAWERLLEGGVYCNLMLPPAAPEGGSLLRFSLSAAHTDEQVTRIIDAVTALDL from the coding sequence ATGAGCCTGCTGGCCAAATTTGCCGGCATCGCGGATGCCAGAGCTGCGCTTGCGAGTGCCGATCCGAGCAAGGTGGTGATAGATGAGATGGTTTCACCCACCGAGGCAGTGATCAACGGCCGTCATACCGTGCTGGCCGGCACGAACAACTATCTGGGGCTGACTTTCGATCCGGCCTGTATCGCCGCGGGTCAGCGGGCGCTTGCCGACTCGGGAACAGGTACTACCGGCTCACGAATGGCCAACGGCAACTACAGCGGGCACAAAGCACTGGAAGCTGAAATTGCCGCCCTTTACGGTTATCCCCAGGCGATGGTGTTTTCCACCGGCTATGCCGCAAATCTGGGCACTCTCGCCGCACTGCTGGGCGCAGAAGATGCCGTGCTGCTGGATGCAGACGCCCATGCCAGCCTCTACGACGGCGCCTCGATGACACCCGCCGGCATCTACCGCTTCAAACACAACGACCCGGACAGCCTCGACAGACGGCTGACACGGCTCAAGGAGCGGGCGCCACGCAGCCTGGTCGTGGTCGAGGGACTCTACAGTGTGCTGGGCGATACGGCGCCGCTGGCCGAGTTCGTCGAAGTCAAAAATCGCCACGGCGCCATGCTGCTTGTGGATGAAGCGCACTCACTCGGCGTCTACGGTGAACGCGGGTGCGGCGTGGTGGAATCCACCGGCATGCTCGAAGCGGTTGATTTTGTCGTCGGAACCTTCAGCAAGAGCCTGGCAAGCACGGGTGGATTCTGTGTCAGTCGCCATGCTGAGCTCGGCCTGTTCCCTTACGTGAGCCGGCCCTACATGTTCACGGCGTCTCCCTGCCCGAGTGTGATTGCCACAACCCGTGAAGCACTTCGGCAACTCATTGCGCGCCCTGAACTGAAAGCGCAGCTGTGGCGAAATGCGGAACGTCTCTACACGGCGTTTGCACAGCGACAGCTGCGTCTGGGTCCGGAGATGAGTCCCGTGGTTGCCGTGCGCCTGAGGGATCGGGAGCTTGCGCTGAGTGCCTGGGAACGCCTGCTCGAAGGCGGCGTGTACTGCAACCTGATGCTGCCCCCGGCCGCACCGGAAGGTGGCAGCCTGCTGCGTTTCAGTCTGTCGGCCGCCCACACGGATGAACAGGTGACCCGGATCATAGATGCGGTGACCGCTCTCGATCTGTAG
- a CDS encoding acyl carrier protein → MTPTQARLCQLLVPALEALTEEQGRDCPELSGATDLVDDLALESIQVMDFIADVEDHFDILIEVDRLASIRTIAELAALVDELKP, encoded by the coding sequence GTGACACCTACACAAGCCCGGTTGTGCCAGTTACTCGTTCCGGCACTTGAGGCACTTACAGAAGAGCAGGGCAGAGACTGTCCGGAGCTCTCGGGGGCAACTGACCTTGTGGATGACCTGGCCCTCGAGTCGATTCAGGTCATGGACTTCATTGCCGATGTGGAAGATCACTTCGATATTCTCATCGAAGTGGATCGGCTCGCCTCGATCCGGACCATCGCCGAGCTGGCAGCCCTTGTGGATGAGCTGAAGCCATGA
- a CDS encoding NAD-dependent epimerase/dehydratase family protein has translation MSAHSGDSGGRLDPGTSGAVPQTRKSSLFLTGATGFIGARLLSRLLDDGWSVRVLVREGSPRNRDIDPRASQISGDLADPAALGRGLAGTCAVINCAGTVRGMSRQQFETANVAGVRALCTAVARLSARPALLHLSSLAATEPTLSFYAQSKADGESVLGGFTALNWCVFRPSAVYGPGDVELKSTLAWARRGLLPVPGGNRSQRLSFLHVDDLVNAICHWLEEPDRHRHRTYGLHDGSAEGYDWPAIAACVSERRPVYLTLPTPLLKTFAGLNESLARISGRAVMLSRGKVNELVHPAWLCDNTAFTEASGWIPQIQLAHGVKALFES, from the coding sequence ATGTCTGCACACAGCGGTGACTCGGGTGGACGCCTCGACCCGGGTACTTCCGGTGCGGTCCCGCAAACCCGAAAATCCTCCCTGTTTCTGACCGGTGCCACAGGTTTCATCGGAGCGCGTCTGCTTTCACGTCTGCTCGATGATGGCTGGTCGGTGCGGGTGCTGGTACGGGAAGGATCGCCACGTAATCGGGATATAGATCCGAGAGCGAGTCAGATCAGCGGAGATCTCGCCGACCCTGCCGCACTCGGTCGTGGGCTTGCGGGGACCTGTGCGGTGATCAACTGTGCGGGCACCGTGCGCGGGATGAGCCGGCAGCAGTTCGAAACCGCCAATGTTGCTGGTGTGCGGGCGCTGTGCACTGCCGTTGCACGGCTGAGTGCGCGACCGGCACTGCTGCATCTGTCTTCGCTGGCCGCTACCGAGCCCACCCTGTCTTTCTATGCTCAGAGCAAGGCGGATGGCGAAAGCGTGCTCGGCGGATTTACCGCGCTCAACTGGTGTGTCTTCCGGCCATCCGCCGTCTATGGTCCGGGAGACGTGGAGTTGAAATCGACACTGGCCTGGGCGCGGCGGGGACTTCTGCCGGTACCGGGCGGTAACCGGAGCCAGCGGCTGTCCTTCCTCCACGTCGACGACCTGGTCAATGCGATCTGCCACTGGCTCGAGGAGCCGGACCGGCACCGGCATAGAACTTATGGCCTGCATGACGGAAGTGCGGAAGGCTACGACTGGCCGGCGATCGCTGCCTGTGTCAGCGAACGCAGGCCCGTCTACCTGACGCTTCCGACGCCGCTGCTGAAGACGTTTGCAGGACTCAATGAATCCCTCGCGCGAATTTCCGGTCGTGCGGTGATGCTCAGTCGGGGTAAGGTAAACGAACTGGTTCACCCGGCCTGGCTCTGTGACAACACCGCCTTCACCGAGGCCAGCGGCTGGATTCCCCAGATCCAGCTTGCTCACGGGGTGAAAGCCCTGTTTGAATCCTGA
- a CDS encoding fatty acyl-AMP ligase, with amino-acid sequence MNSTPCKVVEPQSKYTSLAEALEAASHCQTGVNFYDGKGGLEYSLSYRELRNSARSLAQRLVSLDLPRGSRVAIVADTHPMFHQFFFACQYAGLIPVPLPAALQLGGQKAYVAQLRRLLESCGAAVAVAPPAYCDFLEEAASGLGLVLCGGMEQFDALPLREGDFQPLTTGEAAYLQYTSGSTRFPRGVEMTQEAALNNLREICEIGVKLTEEDRLVSWLPFYHDMGLVAFVLGALYSQLNVDYMSPRTFAMRPRLWLKLISDNRGTVSSSPPTGYALCATRLREADHARYDLSSWRVACVGAERIHPESLRRFAQLFGPVGFDSRAFVACYGMAEVGLGISFGPLGESFTVDRVNKDLMIETGYAEPAEDNCLELVDCGAPLPSYEVKVCDEQGVSLPERQCGRICLRGPNVMRGYFGDPVATREVLTADGWLDTGDIGYRIGTHIVITARKKDVIIVNGRNLWPQDLEHLAETTPGVRMGDTSAFSVSRPNGEELAILVVESRKDQPGLAAQLEGLIREHFGVTPYIDLTPPRTLPRTSSGKLSRSRARADFMARMSWDTRGWPAAGVEAQANA; translated from the coding sequence ATGAACTCGACACCCTGCAAGGTTGTGGAACCCCAAAGTAAATACACAAGTCTGGCCGAAGCGCTGGAAGCTGCGTCTCATTGTCAGACAGGTGTAAATTTCTACGATGGTAAAGGCGGGCTCGAGTATTCACTGAGTTATCGCGAGTTGCGCAACAGTGCGCGGTCGCTTGCACAAAGACTGGTTTCGCTCGATCTGCCCCGTGGTTCGCGGGTGGCGATCGTCGCCGACACCCATCCGATGTTCCATCAGTTTTTCTTCGCCTGTCAGTACGCCGGTCTCATTCCGGTACCCCTGCCGGCAGCACTGCAACTGGGTGGACAGAAGGCCTACGTAGCCCAGCTGCGTCGACTGCTGGAAAGCTGCGGCGCAGCGGTTGCCGTGGCACCCCCCGCTTATTGCGACTTTCTCGAAGAGGCTGCCAGCGGTCTCGGTCTGGTGCTCTGTGGCGGCATGGAGCAGTTCGATGCGCTGCCGCTACGTGAAGGCGACTTCCAGCCCCTGACGACGGGTGAAGCCGCCTATCTGCAATACACCTCCGGCAGCACGCGTTTTCCGCGTGGTGTGGAGATGACCCAGGAAGCCGCGCTGAACAATCTGCGGGAGATCTGTGAGATCGGTGTAAAACTCACCGAAGAGGATCGCCTGGTGTCCTGGCTGCCCTTCTACCACGACATGGGCCTCGTGGCCTTCGTGCTCGGTGCGCTCTACAGTCAGTTGAATGTGGACTACATGAGCCCCCGTACCTTTGCGATGCGACCGCGCCTGTGGCTGAAGCTCATCAGCGACAATCGCGGCACGGTTTCTTCCAGCCCGCCCACCGGCTACGCGCTGTGCGCCACCCGGCTGCGGGAAGCCGATCACGCACGTTACGATCTGTCGAGCTGGCGGGTGGCCTGTGTCGGTGCGGAGCGCATTCATCCGGAATCCCTGCGCCGATTCGCGCAGCTTTTCGGTCCGGTCGGATTCGACTCCAGAGCTTTTGTCGCCTGCTACGGTATGGCGGAAGTCGGACTCGGCATCAGCTTCGGACCGCTTGGCGAAAGTTTCACCGTCGATCGGGTCAACAAAGATCTGATGATCGAAACGGGTTATGCGGAACCTGCGGAAGACAACTGTCTGGAGCTCGTGGATTGCGGTGCACCGCTGCCGAGCTACGAAGTGAAGGTCTGCGATGAACAGGGTGTATCCCTGCCCGAGCGCCAGTGCGGACGCATCTGCCTGCGCGGACCGAATGTCATGCGCGGTTATTTCGGGGATCCAGTGGCGACCCGTGAAGTACTCACTGCGGATGGCTGGCTGGACACCGGCGATATCGGCTACCGCATCGGTACCCATATTGTGATCACAGCCCGCAAGAAGGACGTCATCATCGTCAATGGCCGGAACCTCTGGCCTCAGGATCTCGAGCATCTCGCCGAGACCACCCCGGGTGTGCGGATGGGTGATACCTCGGCGTTTTCGGTGAGCCGGCCCAATGGCGAAGAACTCGCCATCCTCGTGGTGGAATCCCGCAAAGACCAGCCAGGGCTTGCCGCCCAGCTTGAGGGCCTGATACGCGAGCATTTCGGCGTTACGCCCTATATTGATCTGACTCCGCCGAGAACCCTGCCGCGGACGTCTTCCGGCAAGCTGTCGCGATCACGCGCGAGAGCCGATTTCATGGCCCGGATGTCCTGGGACACACGGGGTTGGCCTGCAGCCGGTGTTGAAGCTCAGGCAAACGCCTGA
- the rpoD gene encoding RNA polymerase sigma factor RpoD produces MSNPIAQQQSRLKELIAKGKEQGYITYAEVNDHLPDDISDPDQIEDIIRMINDMGITVYEIAPDADELLTNSENTADEIAAEEAAAALAAVETEAGRTTDPVRMYMREMGTVELLTREGEIAIAKRIEEGIRDVLSALSYYPGPAEYLLETYNEVTKEGKLFDLLVGYLDPTDNVPQAQQVQPGAVKVQPKDDDTEEEKGPDPVEAKRRFTLLKRHYNKAQKLIKTKGRAHKETQAQLEKLAEVYSPFKLVPRHYDEMVLMARDGLERVRRQERIILHTCVRTAGVPRDVFRKAYVGSETSITWVNRLIKQKKDYSAALEAHKDDIIRAQKRLKNFCDETGLTVAEVKDINRRMSLGEAKARRAKKDMVEANLRLVISIAKKYTNRGLQFLDLIQEGNIGLMKAVDKFEYRRGYKFSTYATWWIRQAITRSIADQARTIRIPVHMIETINKLNRVSRQMLQEMGREPTPEELGERMEMPEDKVRRVLKIAKEPISMETPIGDDEDSHLGDFIEDITIGSPIELATSEGLREATRDVLGGLTAREAKVLRMRFGIDMNTDHTLEEVGKQFDVTRERIRQIEAKALRKLRHPSRSEHLRSFLDEWVDNGRS; encoded by the coding sequence ATGAGTAACCCAATCGCACAGCAGCAGTCCCGACTCAAGGAGCTCATCGCCAAGGGCAAAGAGCAGGGGTACATCACCTATGCCGAGGTGAACGACCACCTCCCCGACGACATATCCGATCCGGATCAGATCGAAGACATCATCCGGATGATCAACGACATGGGCATCACGGTCTATGAGATCGCGCCCGATGCGGATGAGCTGCTCACCAACAGCGAAAATACCGCCGACGAGATCGCTGCGGAGGAAGCGGCAGCTGCACTGGCGGCGGTGGAGACCGAAGCGGGCCGGACGACGGATCCGGTACGCATGTACATGCGTGAGATGGGTACCGTCGAACTGCTGACCCGGGAAGGCGAGATCGCAATCGCCAAGCGCATAGAAGAGGGCATCCGGGATGTGCTTTCCGCTCTCTCCTATTACCCCGGTCCCGCCGAGTATCTGCTCGAGACGTATAACGAAGTCACCAAAGAAGGCAAGCTGTTTGATCTGCTGGTGGGTTACCTGGATCCGACAGACAACGTGCCCCAGGCGCAGCAGGTGCAGCCCGGCGCGGTCAAGGTGCAACCGAAGGACGATGACACGGAAGAGGAAAAGGGTCCTGATCCGGTCGAAGCGAAGCGCCGCTTCACGCTGCTCAAGCGCCACTACAACAAAGCCCAGAAACTGATCAAAACCAAGGGTCGCGCGCACAAGGAAACCCAGGCGCAGCTCGAGAAACTGGCGGAGGTCTATTCCCCCTTCAAACTGGTGCCGCGTCACTATGACGAGATGGTGCTGATGGCCCGCGACGGGCTGGAGCGTGTGCGTCGTCAGGAGCGCATCATTCTGCATACCTGTGTCAGAACCGCCGGGGTACCCCGGGACGTCTTCCGCAAGGCCTATGTGGGCTCGGAGACGTCGATTACCTGGGTCAATCGGCTGATCAAACAGAAGAAAGACTATTCGGCCGCACTGGAAGCGCACAAGGACGACATCATCCGGGCGCAGAAGCGGCTGAAGAATTTCTGTGACGAGACGGGCCTGACGGTTGCCGAGGTCAAAGACATCAACCGGCGAATGTCACTCGGCGAGGCCAAAGCGCGCCGGGCGAAGAAGGACATGGTCGAGGCCAACCTGCGGCTGGTGATTTCCATTGCGAAGAAATACACCAATCGCGGGCTGCAGTTCCTGGATCTGATCCAGGAAGGCAACATCGGCCTGATGAAGGCGGTGGATAAATTTGAGTACCGACGGGGTTACAAGTTTTCCACCTATGCAACCTGGTGGATCCGCCAGGCCATCACCCGTTCGATCGCCGACCAGGCGCGAACGATCCGTATTCCGGTGCACATGATCGAAACGATCAACAAGCTCAATCGCGTGTCCCGCCAGATGCTGCAGGAAATGGGCCGCGAGCCGACCCCGGAAGAACTCGGTGAGCGGATGGAAATGCCGGAAGACAAAGTCCGTCGGGTGCTGAAGATCGCCAAGGAGCCCATCTCGATGGAAACACCCATCGGTGACGACGAAGACTCCCATCTTGGGGATTTCATCGAAGACATCACCATCGGCTCGCCGATTGAATTAGCGACTTCCGAGGGTCTAAGAGAGGCAACACGCGATGTTCTGGGCGGACTGACCGCCCGGGAGGCCAAGGTGTTGCGCATGCGTTTCGGTATCGACATGAATACCGACCACACCCTGGAAGAAGTAGGGAAGCAATTTGACGTCACTCGGGAACGAATTCGCCAGATCGAGGCAAAGGCGCTACGCAAGCTGCGCCACCCGAGTCGGTCGGAGCACCTGCGCAGCTTTCTCGACGAGTGGGTGGACAACGGGCGGTCCTGA